In Urechidicola croceus, a single window of DNA contains:
- a CDS encoding 3-keto-disaccharide hydrolase, with amino-acid sequence MKRSIVSFFVLALVLSCNCKDKPTTTSTDNVSDEITTKVEFVSLFDGKSFTGWHLYNGGELNTSPWKIENEVLSFTGRKGGSSYNLVTDKEFTNFKLSLEWKISEGGNSGIMWGVQEDLKYGEPYLTGPEIQVLHNEKHPDGKYPTHHAGALYDMITPPSNVTKPVGEWNKCEIIINHKTNEGKVWLNGVVTAEFPVYGEKWDEMVANSKFKDWEGFGKFQTGKICLQDHEDKVWYRNIKIQEL; translated from the coding sequence ATGAAAAGAAGTATAGTATCATTTTTCGTTTTAGCACTAGTTTTATCGTGTAATTGTAAAGATAAACCAACAACTACTTCAACTGATAATGTATCTGATGAAATTACAACTAAAGTAGAGTTTGTTTCATTGTTTGATGGAAAATCATTTACTGGTTGGCATTTGTACAATGGAGGAGAATTAAATACTTCACCTTGGAAAATAGAAAATGAAGTATTGAGTTTTACTGGTAGAAAAGGTGGCTCATCGTATAATTTAGTTACCGATAAAGAATTTACAAATTTCAAATTATCTTTAGAATGGAAAATTTCAGAAGGTGGAAATAGTGGAATTATGTGGGGAGTTCAAGAAGATCTAAAATATGGAGAGCCGTATTTAACTGGACCTGAAATTCAAGTTTTACATAACGAAAAACATCCTGATGGAAAATATCCAACACATCATGCAGGTGCTCTGTATGATATGATTACACCACCTTCTAATGTTACAAAACCTGTTGGAGAATGGAATAAGTGTGAAATTATAATCAATCACAAAACCAATGAAGGTAAAGTTTGGCTAAATGGAGTAGTTACTGCCGAATTTCCCGTTTATGGAGAAAAATGGGATGAAATGGTGGCAAACTCTAAGTTTAAGGATTGGGAAGGTTTTGGAAAATTTCAGACAGGAAAAATCTGTTTACAAGATCATGAAGATAAAGTCTGGTATAGAAATATTAAAATTCAAGAATTATAA
- a CDS encoding HAD family hydrolase codes for MSKIKAFIFDFDGTIVDSEKFHFNSLNEVLKKFNVQYDYDFYLKTLAGIPNAQSSKMIIEYSNLSISIDKFAQMRKEVATHRLKNEDIIFMPYAIEMLDFLHAKEYPIALVTGSPRILVDYIFSKTNLSKYFKTTITCSDVKESKPHPESYDLCVNTLGFKKNEYLVFEDTQNGIKSAKAAGLTTFAIQHYEAVHPKLKIADKIFKDFSEVQNYVVDKKLI; via the coding sequence ATGAGTAAAATCAAAGCATTCATTTTCGATTTTGATGGTACTATTGTAGATTCAGAAAAATTTCATTTTAATTCTTTAAATGAAGTTTTAAAAAAATTTAACGTACAATACGATTATGATTTTTATTTAAAAACCTTAGCCGGAATTCCAAACGCTCAATCTTCCAAAATGATTATTGAGTATAGTAATTTAAGTATTTCAATAGATAAGTTTGCACAAATGCGTAAAGAGGTTGCTACACACCGTCTTAAAAATGAAGATATTATATTTATGCCTTATGCAATAGAAATGTTAGATTTTCTTCATGCTAAAGAATATCCTATTGCACTTGTAACTGGTAGTCCACGTATTTTAGTAGATTATATTTTTAGCAAAACAAATCTCAGTAAGTATTTTAAAACCACTATTACATGTAGTGATGTAAAAGAAAGTAAGCCTCATCCTGAGTCTTATGATTTATGTGTAAATACTCTTGGATTTAAAAAGAATGAATACTTAGTTTTTGAAGATACGCAAAATGGAATTAAATCTGCTAAAGCAGCAGGACTAACTACATTTGCAATTCAACATTATGAAGCGGTTCATCCAAAATTAAAAATTGCAGACAAGATATTTAAGGACTTTTCAGAAGTTCAAAATTATGTGGTTGATAAAAAATTGATTTAA
- a CDS encoding solute:sodium symporter family transporter has product MDYISIFSFVGFTALVGIIAYIKTRKTDETSSDGYFLGGRSLTAGVIAGSLLLTNLSTEQIVGLNGSAYKDGLSVMAWETLAAIAMVVTALFLLPRYLKGGLTTVPQFLEKRFDTSTKTITSALFLSGYVIVLLPVILYSGAVAISGMFDVPTLLNVSDKTALIACIWGIGVIGSIYAVFGGLKAVVVSDSINAIGLLIGGLLIPIFGLMAIGDDSVLTGLENLINANPERFDSTGNHGQEVPFSTIFTGMMLVQLFYWGTNQQIIQRALGAKNLAEGQKGLLLASFLKILGPLILVLPGMIAYHYFKGGLDSNDMAYPELVRAVLPDYLVGFFAAVLFGAILSSFNSVLNSSVTLFGIDIYKQHINKEAPEMTVVKYGKIFGICLALAAMFIAPLIADAGSLFNYLQEINGIYSIPIFTIIVVGYLTKRVPAIAAKIGILSGSILYIISQFWIGPSRIANALAEAEAAGITDPAALRIVEADAYPHFLHIMALLFILNIVIMLIIGKLYPRKEAYVLEYTEQVDIKPWKHVKAVGIAICIIVIAIYIYFAK; this is encoded by the coding sequence ATGGATTATATAAGTATTTTTTCTTTTGTCGGTTTTACAGCACTCGTAGGAATCATTGCCTACATTAAAACACGTAAAACTGATGAAACTTCATCAGATGGTTATTTTCTTGGAGGTAGAAGTTTAACTGCAGGAGTTATTGCCGGATCATTATTACTAACAAATTTATCAACCGAACAAATTGTTGGACTCAACGGGAGTGCATATAAAGATGGATTATCTGTCATGGCATGGGAAACCTTAGCCGCTATTGCTATGGTTGTGACTGCGCTATTTTTATTACCACGATATTTAAAAGGTGGCTTAACAACTGTACCTCAATTTTTAGAAAAACGCTTTGATACATCAACAAAAACTATCACTTCAGCATTGTTTTTATCTGGTTATGTTATAGTATTGCTACCTGTTATATTATATTCTGGTGCAGTAGCTATAAGTGGCATGTTTGATGTCCCTACGCTTTTAAATGTTTCAGATAAAACAGCACTTATTGCATGTATTTGGGGAATAGGCGTTATAGGTTCAATTTATGCAGTTTTTGGAGGACTTAAAGCTGTTGTAGTTTCTGATTCAATTAATGCAATTGGACTTTTAATTGGTGGTTTATTAATTCCAATTTTTGGATTAATGGCTATTGGTGATGATAGTGTATTAACTGGTTTAGAAAATTTAATTAATGCAAATCCAGAACGTTTTGACTCAACTGGAAATCATGGTCAAGAAGTTCCGTTTTCTACCATTTTTACAGGGATGATGCTCGTACAATTATTTTATTGGGGAACTAACCAACAAATTATACAACGTGCATTAGGTGCAAAAAACTTAGCCGAAGGGCAAAAAGGACTACTTTTAGCATCATTTTTGAAAATTTTAGGCCCACTAATTTTAGTATTACCTGGAATGATAGCATACCACTATTTCAAAGGTGGATTAGACTCAAATGATATGGCTTATCCAGAATTGGTTCGAGCAGTCTTACCAGATTACCTTGTTGGATTTTTTGCTGCTGTATTGTTCGGAGCAATTTTAAGTTCTTTTAATAGTGTATTAAATAGTTCTGTAACATTATTCGGGATAGATATTTACAAACAACATATCAATAAAGAAGCACCTGAAATGACTGTTGTTAAATATGGTAAAATATTTGGTATTTGTTTAGCTTTGGCAGCCATGTTTATTGCTCCGTTAATTGCTGATGCTGGAAGTTTATTTAACTATTTACAAGAGATTAATGGTATTTATAGTATTCCAATCTTTACAATTATTGTTGTTGGTTATCTAACTAAGAGAGTACCTGCAATTGCGGCCAAAATCGGAATATTATCTGGATCTATTTTATATATTATCAGTCAATTTTGGATTGGACCTAGTAGAATTGCTAATGCTTTAGCTGAGGCAGAAGCAGCAGGAATTACAGATCCAGCTGCTTTGAGAATAGTAGAAGCAGATGCGTACCCTCATTTCTTACATATTATGGCACTTTTATTCATTCTCAATATTGTAATAATGTTGATTATTGGTAAGTTATATCCTCGAAAGGAAGCGTATGTCTTAGAATATACTGAACAAGTTGATATTAAACCTTGGAAACATGTTAAAGCAGTCGGTATTGCAATATGTATTATAGTAATTGCTATTTATATTTATTTCGCCAAATAA
- a CDS encoding sugar phosphate isomerase/epimerase family protein: protein MKTIKGPAVFLAQFVDGVAPYNSLDGLCKWAADLGYKGIQIPTWESFLIDLDKASESQTYCDDLKGKINSYGLEITELSTHLQGQLVAVNPAYDVMFDGFAPEHLRGNPKARTEWAIDTVKKAGTASRRLGLTSHPTFSGTLLWHTMYPWPQRPQGLVEMGFKELADRWMPILNHFDENGVDVCYEIHPGEDIHDGITFERFLEATGNHKRVNMLYDPSHYVLQQLDYLTFIDHYHSFIKSFHVKDAEFNATGKQGVYGGYSDWINRAGRFRSLGDGQVDFAGIFSKLTQYGCDVWAVMEWECCMKSPEQGAREGAPFIQKHIIEATQKTFDDFAGGNTDEDLLKGILGLK from the coding sequence ATGAAAACAATTAAAGGACCTGCTGTATTTTTAGCACAATTTGTAGATGGTGTAGCACCATATAATTCATTAGATGGATTGTGTAAATGGGCAGCAGATTTAGGATATAAAGGAATTCAAATCCCTACTTGGGAATCATTTTTAATAGATTTAGATAAAGCGTCTGAGAGTCAAACCTATTGTGACGATTTAAAAGGAAAAATCAATTCATATGGATTGGAAATCACGGAACTTTCAACACACTTACAAGGTCAATTGGTAGCCGTTAATCCAGCATATGATGTGATGTTTGATGGATTTGCACCTGAACATTTACGGGGAAATCCAAAGGCAAGAACTGAATGGGCAATTGATACTGTTAAAAAGGCAGGAACAGCGAGTAGAAGATTAGGACTAACATCTCATCCAACTTTTTCAGGAACGTTATTATGGCATACGATGTATCCATGGCCTCAACGCCCACAAGGATTAGTAGAAATGGGTTTTAAAGAATTAGCGGATAGATGGATGCCAATTCTAAATCATTTCGATGAAAACGGTGTAGATGTGTGTTATGAAATTCATCCAGGAGAAGATATTCATGATGGAATAACTTTCGAGCGTTTTCTTGAAGCAACAGGAAATCATAAACGTGTAAATATGTTATATGATCCAAGTCATTATGTATTGCAGCAATTAGACTATTTGACATTTATAGATCATTATCATTCATTTATTAAATCTTTTCATGTAAAAGATGCAGAATTTAATGCAACTGGAAAGCAGGGAGTTTATGGTGGATATTCTGATTGGATTAATCGAGCAGGACGTTTTCGTTCTTTAGGAGATGGACAAGTAGATTTTGCAGGTATATTTTCTAAATTGACACAATATGGTTGTGATGTTTGGGCGGTTATGGAATGGGAATGCTGTATGAAGTCGCCAGAGCAAGGTGCTCGAGAAGGAGCGCCATTTATTCAAAAGCATATCATTGAAGCGACTCAAAAAACATTTGATGACTTTGCTGGAGGAAATACAGATGAAGATTTATTAAAAGGAATATTAGGATTAAAATAA
- a CDS encoding GMC oxidoreductase: MSLKIENTYDAIVIGSGISGGYAAMELCTKGYKTLVLERGRMVKHGEYPTAHKEMWELPTQNKLSQEELKDYPKQNRLNWWVNQDNKHWINKDTEYNYDDSANRFDWIRGHHVGGRSIMWGRHCYRWSDLDFEANKKEGIAIDWPIRYKDIEPWYDRVETFVGVSGQAEGLAQVPDGKFLKPVPLNCAEQYFREEVAKVYPERVITPGRTANLTEYNPEVHKGLRGKCQNRNRCWRGCPYGAYFSSQAATLPVAEDTGNLTIRPHSVVSEIVYDENTGKASGVKIIDAETGEKLEINARIIFCNASTVGTTAILLNSRSKRFPNGLGNDSGELGHNIMDHHYGMGVYGTLNKFEDTYYQGRKPQSFYVPRCTNLGDKMTERNEYKRGFGFQGTIRRRTDDSTNLLGKDLKDVIFKPGPYKLSMTCFGEMLPYHENKMSLDFERKDKNGIPTIVFDAKLRENEMKLREDGVKVGMEMLEAAGFEDIGYYNSATAPGACIHEMGTARMGRDPKTSVLNKWNQMHTVPNVFVTDGACMTSSGTQNPSITYMALTARAVDYADKQIKAGKL, encoded by the coding sequence ATGAGTTTAAAAATAGAAAACACCTATGATGCTATTGTTATAGGTTCAGGAATAAGTGGTGGTTATGCTGCAATGGAATTGTGTACTAAAGGGTATAAAACATTAGTCCTTGAGCGAGGTAGAATGGTAAAACATGGTGAATATCCAACTGCACATAAAGAAATGTGGGAATTACCAACACAAAATAAATTATCTCAAGAAGAATTGAAAGATTATCCAAAGCAAAATCGTTTAAACTGGTGGGTAAATCAAGATAATAAACATTGGATAAATAAAGATACTGAATACAATTATGATGATAGTGCCAATCGTTTTGATTGGATTCGCGGTCATCATGTTGGTGGACGTTCAATTATGTGGGGAAGACATTGTTATCGATGGAGTGATTTGGATTTTGAAGCTAATAAAAAAGAAGGAATTGCCATTGATTGGCCTATTCGATATAAAGATATTGAACCTTGGTATGATAGAGTTGAAACTTTTGTGGGAGTGAGTGGCCAGGCTGAGGGTTTAGCTCAAGTACCAGATGGAAAATTTTTAAAACCTGTGCCATTAAATTGTGCAGAACAATATTTTAGAGAAGAGGTGGCAAAGGTATATCCTGAAAGGGTAATAACTCCAGGAAGAACTGCCAATTTAACTGAGTACAACCCTGAAGTTCATAAGGGTTTAAGAGGAAAATGTCAAAACAGAAATAGATGTTGGAGAGGCTGCCCTTATGGAGCATATTTTAGTAGCCAAGCAGCAACATTACCAGTAGCAGAAGATACAGGTAATTTAACAATTCGTCCGCATAGTGTAGTATCAGAAATTGTATACGATGAGAATACTGGTAAAGCATCTGGAGTAAAAATTATTGATGCTGAAACAGGTGAAAAGTTAGAGATAAACGCAAGAATTATTTTTTGTAATGCTAGTACCGTTGGCACAACAGCAATCCTATTAAATAGCCGTTCTAAACGTTTTCCAAATGGATTAGGTAATGATAGTGGAGAGTTAGGTCATAATATTATGGATCATCATTACGGAATGGGAGTTTATGGTACTTTAAACAAGTTTGAAGACACCTATTATCAAGGTAGAAAACCTCAAAGTTTTTATGTGCCTAGATGTACCAATTTGGGAGATAAAATGACAGAGAGAAACGAATATAAAAGAGGTTTCGGATTTCAAGGAACAATTAGAAGAAGAACAGATGATTCTACAAATTTGTTAGGAAAAGATTTGAAAGATGTAATTTTTAAACCAGGACCTTACAAGTTGAGTATGACTTGTTTTGGTGAAATGTTGCCATATCACGAAAATAAAATGTCTTTAGATTTTGAAAGGAAAGATAAAAATGGAATTCCTACAATTGTATTCGATGCAAAGTTAAGAGAAAATGAAATGAAACTTCGTGAAGATGGTGTGAAAGTAGGTATGGAAATGTTAGAGGCTGCAGGTTTTGAAGATATTGGGTATTATAATAGTGCTACTGCACCTGGAGCATGTATTCATGAAATGGGTACAGCACGTATGGGTAGAGATCCAAAAACAAGTGTGTTGAATAAATGGAATCAAATGCATACAGTACCAAATGTTTTTGTGACCGATGGCGCTTGTATGACAAGTTCAGGAACTCAAAATCCAAGTATTACATATATGGCTTTAACAGCCAGAGCAGTTGATTATGCAGATAAGCAAATAAAAGCGGGTAAGTTGTAA
- a CDS encoding Gfo/Idh/MocA family protein has product METKKIKWGIVGCGNIANKFSSDLALIEAAEITAVASRNIEKAQKFGKKHNSKTSYGSYDELFLDPDVDIVYIATPHVSHAELSIKAMEHGKHVLCEKPLALNAKEATAMIETSKRTNRFFMEALWTRFNPSIVAAKKHIDNGDLGKIKFINANFSFKFSQGLDSRTIALELGGGAILDIGIYPAFLTYLILGVPKDILAKSIFHEITKCDMQSSMIFNYDDAQAILYSSFESNSDMIARIDGTEGRIEIHKIWHLAEGYTLVKDTIEHKHSLPTNGIGFTYEIEECHKCLKNNQIESHMWSHQNSLDLISILDDVRQQVGLKYPQE; this is encoded by the coding sequence ATGGAAACAAAAAAGATAAAATGGGGAATTGTTGGCTGTGGAAACATAGCCAACAAATTTTCATCTGACTTGGCTTTAATTGAGGCTGCTGAGATTACAGCGGTTGCTTCACGAAACATTGAAAAAGCACAAAAATTTGGTAAAAAACATAATTCAAAAACTTCTTATGGTAGTTATGATGAACTTTTTTTAGATCCAGATGTTGATATTGTTTACATAGCAACACCACATGTTTCTCATGCAGAACTTAGCATCAAAGCCATGGAACATGGTAAACATGTTTTATGTGAAAAACCCTTAGCATTAAATGCTAAAGAAGCTACTGCAATGATTGAAACATCTAAACGTACCAATCGATTCTTTATGGAAGCTCTTTGGACTCGTTTTAACCCAAGTATTGTAGCTGCTAAAAAACATATTGACAATGGTGATTTAGGTAAAATTAAATTCATCAATGCCAATTTTTCTTTCAAATTTTCACAAGGTTTAGACAGTAGAACAATTGCATTAGAACTTGGTGGTGGAGCAATTTTAGATATTGGAATTTATCCAGCTTTTTTGACTTATTTGATTCTTGGTGTTCCAAAAGATATTTTAGCAAAATCTATTTTTCACGAAATAACGAAATGTGATATGCAATCGTCTATGATTTTTAATTATGATGATGCTCAAGCAATTTTATATAGTAGTTTTGAATCAAATTCAGACATGATTGCTAGAATTGATGGTACTGAAGGACGCATTGAAATTCACAAAATATGGCACTTAGCAGAAGGATATACATTAGTAAAAGATACTATTGAGCACAAACATAGTTTACCCACTAATGGAATTGGTTTTACCTATGAAATAGAAGAGTGTCACAAATGTTTGAAAAATAATCAAATTGAAAGTCACATGTGGTCACACCAAAATAGTTTAGACTTAATTTCTATTTTAGACGATGTTAGACAACAAGTTGGCCTAAAATATCCACAAGAATAA
- a CDS encoding gluconate 2-dehydrogenase subunit 3 family protein — MERRELIKLVTLATGAVLTVPLSSTLLTACKKVEKTEDIAYALQFFNKEDFSIVKNLIDVILPKTDSPSASDVGVHQIIDTIIGKVYTSDQQKSFSDKFSALKTYLLEDNQLESLQNLSKSTNENDKDAKSAFLNLKQQTIAYYLSTEEISKNYLNFLPIPGEYKPCIKLDEVNGKAWAI, encoded by the coding sequence ATGGAGCGTAGAGAACTTATAAAATTAGTGACTCTTGCAACAGGTGCCGTGTTAACTGTTCCTTTGTCAAGTACATTATTAACAGCATGTAAAAAGGTCGAAAAAACTGAAGACATAGCATATGCGCTTCAATTTTTTAATAAAGAGGACTTTTCTATTGTTAAAAATCTAATCGATGTAATTCTTCCAAAAACTGATAGTCCTTCGGCATCTGATGTTGGAGTGCATCAAATTATTGATACTATCATTGGAAAGGTATATACATCTGATCAACAAAAATCATTTTCAGATAAATTTTCTGCTTTAAAAACATATTTATTAGAAGATAATCAGTTAGAATCACTTCAAAATTTATCAAAGTCTACGAATGAAAATGATAAAGATGCAAAATCTGCATTTTTAAATTTAAAGCAACAAACAATTGCTTATTATCTATCTACTGAAGAGATATCAAAGAATTATTTAAATTTTTTACCAATTCCAGGAGAATACAAACCTTGTATCAAGTTGGATGAAGTTAATGGAAAAGCATGGGCTATATGA
- a CDS encoding 3-keto-disaccharide hydrolase: MVKKIIVVTFLISIIGCKESAVVEIKEEAKTNLEVEPTKPEETEIWEPKPNVVNVSNGIPSDAIVLFDGSNLDSWISAVDSTAADWHLNKDGSMTVKNKVGDIRTKQNFGSVQLHIEWMSPAEVQGSNQSRANSGVFLQGKYEVQVLDNNDNDTYVNGQVGSIYKQSIPLVKASSPTGKWNEYDIIFHAPEFDTDGNKTKSGTITVLHNGVLVQDHYEIKGTTEYIGWPKNIAHGKGPIVLQDHGDNSRVSYRNIWVRELN; this comes from the coding sequence ATGGTAAAAAAAATAATTGTAGTTACATTTTTGATTTCAATAATTGGTTGTAAAGAATCAGCAGTTGTTGAAATAAAGGAAGAAGCAAAAACAAATTTAGAAGTTGAACCAACTAAACCTGAGGAAACTGAGATTTGGGAGCCAAAACCTAACGTAGTTAATGTTTCGAATGGTATTCCATCTGATGCAATTGTTTTATTTGATGGTTCAAATTTAGATTCTTGGATAAGTGCAGTTGATTCAACTGCTGCAGATTGGCATTTGAATAAAGATGGAAGTATGACTGTGAAAAATAAAGTTGGTGATATACGTACAAAACAAAATTTTGGAAGTGTACAATTACATATTGAATGGATGTCACCAGCCGAAGTTCAAGGAAGTAATCAATCTAGAGCAAATAGTGGTGTTTTTCTACAAGGAAAATACGAAGTACAGGTACTAGATAATAATGATAATGATACTTATGTAAATGGTCAAGTAGGATCTATTTATAAGCAATCAATTCCATTGGTAAAAGCATCTTCACCAACAGGTAAATGGAACGAATATGATATTATTTTTCATGCTCCAGAGTTTGATACTGATGGAAATAAAACAAAATCTGGGACTATTACAGTTTTACATAATGGTGTTTTAGTCCAAGATCATTATGAAATTAAAGGAACTACAGAATATATTGGTTGGCCCAAAAATATAGCGCACGGAAAAGGTCCAATAGTATTGCAGGATCATGGTGATAATAGCCGTGTGAGTTATAGAAATATTTGGGTGAGAGAATTAAACTAA